From a region of the Chitinophaga caseinilytica genome:
- a CDS encoding carbohydrate-binding protein: MKKFSFSIPVLIAGLMAATFSCVKKNEEFRDMQPIREVKMSTYDFLKSANKGGLYDTLIYLLDKTGLADKLKSGKVTFFVPQDFSIAAAMYDINFTREKRGDPGNWTVDSVRLGIWDTLLSRYMLEGTYDLDTLRYADGMNLVTPYGYEMNGKAIITTASGIENGGSMVIQYSDKNESRIMKNWVMTTTEAANLKTTTGVVHMLEPKHIFGFSSFTRMGYPPVRRPYFSQPMGIPGHIELGYYDHGGEGLAYHDNEIAAKGTANFRKDEGVDLDNCTEGLYNTGYTNINEWLKFTVKINWTGKYRLYVKVASPNDHGRLRIEVNDVNVSGSLAVPKSGGYQTWRTLTVPGVQLTEGVATIYHFLETGGYNAGRFAFIPEERVPYNMQPASVPGEIFATEFDFGLPGQTYFDSDEGNKSNSKAEYRVFEGPDCEKNATVPGTYSLSHGVKGEWTSYSIDVKQEGDYKISFNYSSGGTAGKLHLELDDVAITGSLSVPASGGYGVYKDFDGPVVHLTAGRHILKHVIDNAGYNLYKIKLIAQ, encoded by the coding sequence ATGAAAAAGTTTTCCTTCAGTATCCCCGTTCTTATCGCCGGCCTCATGGCCGCCACCTTCTCCTGCGTGAAGAAGAACGAGGAATTCCGCGACATGCAGCCCATCCGGGAAGTTAAAATGTCGACCTACGATTTTCTCAAAAGCGCCAATAAAGGCGGATTGTACGATACGCTCATCTATCTGCTGGACAAGACCGGCCTCGCCGATAAACTGAAATCCGGCAAGGTCACGTTCTTCGTTCCGCAGGATTTTTCCATCGCGGCAGCGATGTACGATATCAATTTCACCCGCGAAAAGCGCGGCGATCCCGGTAACTGGACGGTAGACAGCGTTCGCCTCGGCATCTGGGACACATTGCTGTCCCGCTACATGCTCGAAGGCACATACGACCTCGATACCCTGCGCTATGCAGACGGTATGAACCTCGTAACGCCCTATGGCTACGAAATGAACGGAAAGGCCATCATCACCACTGCTTCCGGCATCGAGAACGGCGGATCGATGGTGATCCAGTATTCCGACAAGAACGAAAGCCGCATCATGAAAAACTGGGTGATGACCACCACGGAAGCTGCCAACCTCAAAACCACTACCGGCGTGGTGCATATGCTTGAGCCCAAGCACATCTTCGGGTTTTCCTCTTTCACCCGCATGGGCTACCCGCCCGTTCGCCGGCCGTATTTCTCCCAGCCCATGGGCATTCCCGGGCATATCGAACTGGGATATTACGACCATGGCGGGGAAGGACTGGCCTATCACGACAATGAGATCGCCGCTAAAGGCACGGCCAATTTCCGGAAAGATGAAGGCGTTGACCTCGATAACTGTACCGAAGGATTGTACAACACCGGTTATACCAACATCAACGAGTGGCTGAAATTCACTGTAAAGATCAACTGGACCGGAAAGTACCGCCTGTATGTGAAAGTAGCATCGCCCAACGACCATGGCCGGCTGCGCATCGAGGTGAACGACGTGAACGTTTCCGGCAGCCTGGCAGTGCCCAAATCCGGCGGTTACCAGACCTGGAGAACGCTGACCGTTCCCGGCGTGCAGTTGACGGAAGGCGTGGCCACTATTTACCACTTCCTGGAAACGGGCGGTTACAATGCCGGCCGGTTTGCATTCATTCCCGAGGAAAGGGTGCCCTACAACATGCAGCCCGCCAGCGTTCCCGGCGAGATCTTCGCCACTGAGTTCGACTTCGGCCTGCCCGGTCAAACGTATTTCGATTCCGACGAAGGCAACAAATCGAACAGCAAAGCGGAATACCGCGTGTTCGAAGGGCCGGATTGCGAGAAGAACGCTACCGTTCCCGGGACCTATTCCCTCAGTCACGGCGTGAAAGGGGAGTGGACTTCCTATTCGATCGACGTTAAACAGGAAGGGGATTATAAAATTTCGTTCAACTACAGCAGCGGCGGCACCGCCGGGAAACTGCACCTGGAGTTGGACGACGTGGCCATCACCGGCTCCCTGAGCGTGCCTGCTTCCGGCGGGTATGGTGTTTACAAGGATTTCGACGGGCCCGTGGTGCACCTCACCGCCGGTCGGCATATCCTGAAACATGTAATCGATAACGCCGGTTACAACCTGTATAAAATCAAATTGATCGCCCAATAA
- a CDS encoding SusC/RagA family TonB-linked outer membrane protein → MTYFYPPLRKKQVILLALLTMGTGAAAQKKVFNRADSSKPAANDATDRLKQLPASSLDTAGYFRNTDMMLRNRGAVSSPDLDQARKLPYMGINAVLSGRATGVDVRIPSAEPGKRNALFIRGASGLLLKNGDVFAAQPLYVIDGMPLQYDHAFAYDIQRFDFNRIGTEIDPLAYIDVNDIRSIEVLKDAAATAKYGPSASAGVIQISTRGPRTGELRVEVNGYAGMSLKPSMKVVNGRWERDFRLPFYDRYATAEQYRSFPAYLADSTNAQYYGTADWDEAYYRNGWMTGLHAGVSGGNRLASFRFGVGQATQQGQDNTLARRYNVNFGINITPAKRLDWSTYISASMLNRKRNQSLRDRMGDQDYILNLDRPPSPNKGLLEAYYGYLDDGIDNNRNTNVRVLNNLSYQFAPWLKFNSRFSIDYGQNFRDLFMPSTVNDGNNFASNFDGLQNRMTLDNSLEFSRYLGKRHHLTVTAGQYNQWDRWSYMYGKGYRGKSDYIKIYQPSSPGNPDNGSHNLRLTANFKDRIRAALASFYGNIEYDYAGKYNVMLYLRQDGSSNVTEENRWKLFPTAAVSWNVSNEPFLQDSKALSTLRLRGSAGRMGKVFSLDYYKDGPIYNVEIGWEGTPNLSTYNAFPVLNAAYELGYVAPGIGWAYTDQINGGIDFGFANDRIKASVDVYARTDRDLLLKTPVAQEYGYSGVWQNGMDIRNSGVELTLEASIIQNKTFAWSSAINASMNQNKLLALPGGQTAVVLGNRRFEVGFPTDRFWLLQNEGIYASNADVPAGMTYQGIAMKGGDPIWIDRNGDNVIDDNDRIMEGSHNPKVQGGWANTFKYRDFELNFLLSYAFGRKLINENLAARYDFANREGADDIGAVKEVFYWAEPEGDMDRIPRYNPWSAVRPYQVNQTLFLEDGSYVRLRSLTLTYNFRSAWLAKRGLQSLRVYGTGNNLLTWTRYRGGDPEAFSYLGYDQGGYNWAQPKSFTLGFNLQF, encoded by the coding sequence ATGACATATTTCTACCCACCTCTCCGCAAAAAGCAGGTCATCCTGCTCGCACTGCTGACGATGGGGACCGGCGCCGCCGCTCAGAAAAAGGTGTTCAACAGGGCCGACAGCTCCAAGCCGGCCGCCAACGACGCCACTGACCGGCTTAAACAACTCCCGGCTTCCTCACTCGACACAGCCGGTTACTTCCGGAATACGGACATGATGCTCCGCAACAGGGGCGCCGTTTCCTCGCCGGACCTCGACCAGGCCCGCAAACTCCCGTACATGGGGATCAACGCCGTGCTTTCGGGCCGCGCCACCGGTGTGGACGTCCGCATCCCTTCCGCCGAGCCCGGCAAACGGAACGCCCTCTTCATCCGCGGCGCCTCCGGTCTGCTCCTGAAGAACGGCGATGTTTTCGCTGCACAACCCCTGTATGTGATAGACGGCATGCCGTTGCAATACGATCATGCCTTTGCGTATGACATCCAGCGGTTCGACTTCAACCGCATCGGCACCGAAATAGACCCGCTCGCTTATATCGACGTCAACGACATCCGCAGCATCGAAGTGCTGAAAGACGCCGCCGCCACCGCGAAATACGGTCCGTCGGCTTCCGCCGGCGTTATCCAGATCTCCACCCGCGGGCCCCGCACCGGCGAGCTCCGCGTGGAAGTGAACGGATACGCGGGCATGTCGCTCAAACCTTCCATGAAAGTGGTCAACGGCCGCTGGGAACGCGATTTCCGCCTGCCGTTCTACGACCGCTACGCCACCGCCGAACAATACCGCAGCTTCCCCGCGTACCTGGCAGATTCCACCAACGCCCAGTATTACGGCACCGCCGACTGGGACGAAGCCTATTATCGCAACGGCTGGATGACAGGTCTCCACGCAGGCGTAAGCGGCGGCAATCGCCTCGCCAGCTTCCGTTTCGGCGTAGGCCAGGCCACGCAGCAGGGCCAGGATAACACCCTCGCGCGCCGCTACAACGTCAACTTCGGGATCAACATCACACCAGCCAAACGGCTCGACTGGAGCACCTACATCAGCGCATCCATGCTGAACAGGAAAAGGAACCAGTCGCTCCGCGACCGCATGGGCGACCAGGATTACATCCTCAACCTCGACCGGCCGCCTTCCCCCAACAAAGGCCTCCTCGAAGCCTATTACGGATACCTGGACGACGGGATCGATAATAACCGCAACACCAACGTGCGCGTCCTGAACAATCTTTCCTACCAGTTTGCGCCCTGGCTGAAATTCAACTCCCGTTTCTCCATCGATTACGGACAGAATTTCCGCGACCTGTTCATGCCCAGCACGGTGAACGACGGTAACAACTTCGCCTCCAACTTCGACGGCCTGCAAAACCGCATGACGCTCGACAATTCGCTGGAGTTCAGCCGCTACCTCGGCAAACGGCACCACCTGACGGTGACGGCCGGCCAGTACAACCAGTGGGACCGCTGGAGCTACATGTACGGCAAAGGTTACCGCGGCAAAAGCGACTACATCAAAATCTACCAGCCCAGTTCGCCCGGCAATCCGGACAACGGGTCTCACAACCTGCGGCTCACGGCCAATTTCAAGGACCGCATCCGCGCGGCGCTGGCCAGCTTTTACGGCAACATCGAATACGATTACGCCGGCAAGTATAACGTGATGCTGTATCTGCGGCAGGACGGCAGCTCCAACGTTACGGAAGAGAACCGCTGGAAGCTGTTCCCAACGGCCGCGGTATCGTGGAACGTTTCCAACGAGCCCTTCCTCCAGGATTCCAAAGCCCTCAGCACGCTTCGCCTGCGCGGCAGCGCGGGGCGCATGGGCAAAGTGTTCTCGCTCGACTATTATAAAGACGGCCCCATTTACAACGTGGAGATCGGATGGGAGGGAACGCCCAACCTGTCGACCTACAACGCCTTCCCCGTGCTGAATGCGGCGTATGAACTGGGGTACGTGGCGCCCGGGATCGGATGGGCCTATACCGACCAGATCAACGGCGGGATCGATTTCGGTTTTGCGAACGATCGCATCAAGGCGTCTGTAGACGTGTATGCGCGCACCGATCGCGATCTGCTGCTGAAAACGCCGGTAGCGCAGGAGTACGGCTATTCCGGCGTATGGCAGAATGGGATGGATATCCGCAATTCCGGTGTGGAGCTCACGCTGGAGGCGTCCATCATCCAAAACAAAACCTTTGCCTGGTCGTCCGCCATCAACGCTTCCATGAACCAGAACAAACTGCTGGCGCTGCCCGGCGGGCAAACCGCCGTTGTGCTGGGCAACCGCCGGTTCGAAGTGGGCTTTCCCACAGACCGGTTCTGGTTGCTGCAGAACGAAGGCATTTATGCTTCCAATGCAGACGTTCCCGCGGGCATGACCTACCAGGGCATCGCCATGAAAGGCGGAGACCCGATCTGGATCGACCGGAACGGCGATAACGTGATCGACGATAACGACCGCATCATGGAAGGCTCGCACAATCCCAAAGTGCAGGGCGGATGGGCCAATACGTTCAAATACCGCGATTTCGAGCTGAACTTTTTGCTGAGCTACGCTTTCGGCCGCAAGCTCATCAACGAAAACCTCGCCGCGCGCTACGACTTCGCCAACCGCGAAGGTGCAGACGATATCGGTGCGGTGAAGGAAGTGTTTTACTGGGCAGAGCCCGAGGGCGATATGGACCGCATCCCGCGGTACAACCCCTGGAGCGCGGTACGCCCGTACCAGGTGAACCAGACGCTGTTCCTGGAAGACGGTTCCTACGTGCGCCTGCGCTCGCTGACCCTTACCTATAATTTCCGCAGCGCATGGCTCGCCAAACGCGGCCTGCAGTCGCTGCGTGTATACGGTACCGGTAACAACCTCCTGACCTGGACCCGCTACCGAGGCGGCGATCCGGAAGCGTTCAGCTACCTGGGATACGACCAGGGCGGGTATAACTGGGCCCAGCCGAAAAGCTTCACACTGGGCTTCAACTTACAGTTCTAA
- a CDS encoding YciI family protein produces the protein MKKFMFLIREDLARLAAMTEAELQEDIAAMTAWAEALAAGGHLLSGEPLEPETRYLRKNHIASDGPFAETRESVSGYFLIQAESLDHAAQLAAGCPSLQEDKIAIEVRPLMIYA, from the coding sequence ATGAAAAAATTTATGTTCCTCATCCGGGAAGACCTGGCCCGGTTAGCCGCCATGACGGAAGCCGAGCTCCAGGAAGACATTGCGGCGATGACCGCCTGGGCCGAAGCCCTCGCCGCCGGCGGGCACCTCCTTTCCGGAGAGCCCCTCGAGCCGGAAACCCGCTACCTCCGCAAAAACCACATCGCGTCTGACGGGCCGTTCGCCGAAACCCGCGAATCCGTGAGCGGCTATTTCCTCATCCAGGCCGAAAGCCTCGACCACGCCGCACAACTGGCCGCCGGCTGTCCATCGCTGCAGGAAGATAAAATCGCCATAGAAGTCCGACCTTTGATGATCTATGCCTGA
- a CDS encoding antibiotic biosynthesis monooxygenase family protein, with translation MIRIVQLTFADAHCAAFESLFETLRSDIRQFPGCAHLELWKDRSRPGVYCTYSTWSGPDALDAYRHSDLFANTWATIKPWFSGKPEAWSLDRIASANR, from the coding sequence ATGATCCGAATCGTTCAACTCACGTTCGCCGATGCCCATTGCGCCGCCTTCGAATCGCTGTTCGAAACCCTCCGCTCCGATATCCGCCAGTTTCCCGGATGCGCGCACCTCGAACTATGGAAAGACCGCTCCCGGCCAGGCGTTTATTGCACCTACAGCACCTGGTCCGGCCCCGACGCGCTGGACGCCTATCGCCACTCCGACTTGTTTGCCAACACCTGGGCCACCATAAAACCATGGTTCTCAGGCAAACCCGAGGCCTGGAGCCTCGACCGCATCGCATCCGCAAACAGGTGA
- a CDS encoding SAM-dependent chlorinase/fluorinase: MPIVTLTSDIGLQDYLTGAIKGLLLQHCPNAQVVDISHHISPFNLPQATYICRSAFRYYPKDTVHLVLNNLFDRKTDFILLARHQGQYICCADNGLLTMIAGGMPEEVYRISLESAEIRNTLGIVTVMARALARLFGGEMPAQFGTLAQEIVVKNNLQPLTGEDYIEGQILHIDNFENVVVNITREQFHAQRNGRRFAIFFRRDEMITQLSETYADVAEGQKLALFNAAGYLEIAVNKGNAAGLFGLQGFRRDQLQQQAYQQLSFYQTVRILFE, from the coding sequence ATGCCCATCGTTACGCTGACATCAGACATTGGATTGCAGGACTACCTGACAGGCGCTATAAAAGGCCTGCTGCTGCAGCATTGTCCGAATGCCCAGGTCGTGGACATCTCGCACCACATCTCCCCCTTCAACCTGCCGCAGGCGACTTACATCTGCCGCAGCGCCTTTCGTTATTACCCGAAAGACACCGTCCATTTAGTGCTCAATAACCTGTTCGACCGCAAGACGGACTTCATCCTCCTCGCGCGCCACCAGGGCCAGTACATCTGCTGCGCAGACAACGGGCTGCTCACCATGATCGCCGGCGGGATGCCCGAGGAAGTGTACCGCATCTCCCTCGAATCCGCCGAAATCCGCAACACCCTCGGCATCGTGACCGTCATGGCCCGCGCCCTCGCCCGCCTCTTCGGCGGCGAAATGCCCGCACAATTCGGGACCCTGGCCCAGGAGATCGTCGTGAAGAACAACCTGCAGCCCCTCACCGGTGAAGATTATATCGAAGGACAGATCCTCCATATCGATAATTTCGAGAACGTGGTGGTCAACATCACCCGCGAGCAGTTCCACGCCCAGCGGAACGGCCGCCGCTTCGCCATCTTCTTCCGCCGCGACGAAATGATCACTCAGCTCAGCGAAACCTACGCAGACGTGGCCGAGGGCCAGAAGCTCGCCCTCTTCAACGCCGCCGGCTACCTGGAAATCGCCGTGAACAAGGGCAACGCCGCCGGGCTCTTCGGGCTCCAGGGCTTCCGCCGCGACCAGCTCCAGCAGCAAGCCTACCAGCAACTTTCCTTCTACCAGACCGTCCGCATCCTGTTCGAATAA
- a CDS encoding SDR family oxidoreductase has translation MQSFPHKSVVITGATSGIGKALALAFLRAGAHVSVCGRKEETLRALQAEVPELHVFRADVSIEEDCKAFIGSVLEKFGKIDILVNNAGISMRALFRDATPDVLKTLMDINFWGTVYCTKYALPSILEQKGTVVGVSSIAGYRGLPGRTGYSASKFAMQGFLEALRTENLHTGVNVMWICPGFTASNIRNTALDKSGHSQKETPLDEGSLMSADTVAAHTLRAIAKRKRTLVLTSQGKLTVLLSKLLPGLTDKLVFNHFRKEPGSPLS, from the coding sequence ATGCAAAGCTTCCCCCACAAATCCGTCGTAATCACAGGCGCCACATCCGGTATCGGGAAGGCGCTGGCCCTGGCGTTCCTTCGTGCAGGCGCACACGTTTCCGTATGCGGCCGCAAAGAGGAAACCCTTCGCGCCCTGCAGGCAGAAGTGCCGGAGCTGCATGTGTTTAGGGCAGACGTGAGCATCGAGGAAGATTGCAAGGCTTTTATCGGCAGCGTGCTGGAAAAGTTCGGGAAGATCGACATTCTTGTCAACAACGCCGGCATCAGCATGCGCGCCCTCTTCCGGGACGCTACGCCGGATGTCCTGAAAACGTTGATGGACATTAATTTCTGGGGCACCGTGTATTGCACCAAATACGCCCTCCCCTCCATCCTCGAACAGAAAGGCACCGTTGTGGGCGTGAGCAGCATCGCAGGATACCGTGGCTTACCGGGAAGAACGGGCTATTCCGCTTCCAAATTCGCCATGCAGGGGTTCCTGGAAGCGTTGCGGACCGAAAATCTGCATACAGGCGTCAACGTCATGTGGATCTGCCCCGGCTTCACCGCCTCCAATATCCGGAACACCGCGCTGGACAAGAGCGGCCACTCCCAAAAAGAAACACCGTTGGACGAAGGCAGCCTCATGAGCGCGGACACCGTAGCCGCACACACGCTACGGGCCATCGCGAAACGAAAACGGACACTGGTATTGACTTCGCAGGGCAAGCTCACCGTTTTACTCAGCAAACTGCTCCCGGGGCTGACAGACAAACTGGTCTTCAACCATTTCCGCAAGGAACCCGGCTCGCCCCTCTCCTGA
- a CDS encoding RNA polymerase sigma factor, with translation MQLTALLQQLYRKSFGKMTGHLLFMDGSLCLADAEDMVQEAFTSAAATWARGVPEQPEAWLYAAVRNMSRRRHARKPTIIPLTHLPSAPAPESPPENGDLELLRLLFACMHAKFPPKVQLITALRYVFGLQVQQIGELLGMEADSVSKVLYRQRQQLRAGDIAFRSGFVWWSAEKVQLALKALYIIFTEGWKIMDEALCEDALSLTRETIRRARVHVSDAKALYALMLFQLSRWEARTGSMGELLELEQQDRRAWDRDMIRVAADYLKQAAVAEGESPYHFEASIAWFHTTANSFAETPWLQIAGLYRQLAAVAPSPFVSLSHAIALYFAGQARAAMDMLDALQADPFMRHHHLLQATLARICADGGDVPGALKHYRKALQGKPTPGEAAFIRKKIGALLGNGLSC, from the coding sequence ATGCAATTGACAGCGCTCCTGCAGCAGCTCTACCGCAAAAGCTTCGGGAAAATGACCGGCCACCTGCTGTTTATGGACGGTTCCCTTTGCCTCGCCGACGCGGAAGATATGGTGCAGGAGGCTTTTACATCCGCCGCCGCCACCTGGGCGCGCGGCGTGCCCGAGCAGCCGGAAGCCTGGCTGTACGCGGCCGTGCGCAATATGAGCAGGCGGCGCCATGCCCGCAAACCCACCATCATCCCCCTCACCCACCTGCCTTCGGCGCCGGCGCCTGAAAGTCCACCGGAAAACGGCGACCTCGAGCTGTTGCGGCTCCTGTTCGCCTGCATGCACGCGAAGTTCCCGCCGAAAGTGCAGCTCATCACGGCGCTGCGCTATGTTTTCGGGCTGCAGGTGCAGCAGATCGGGGAATTGCTGGGGATGGAGGCAGACAGCGTGTCGAAGGTTTTATACCGCCAGCGGCAGCAGCTCCGCGCGGGCGATATCGCTTTCCGCTCGGGATTCGTGTGGTGGAGCGCGGAAAAAGTGCAACTGGCGCTGAAGGCGCTCTACATCATATTTACCGAAGGCTGGAAGATCATGGACGAAGCCCTTTGCGAAGACGCCCTCAGCCTCACCCGGGAAACCATCCGCCGGGCGCGCGTCCACGTTTCCGACGCCAAGGCCCTGTACGCCCTCATGCTTTTCCAGCTCTCCCGCTGGGAGGCGCGCACAGGCTCCATGGGCGAGCTGCTCGAGCTGGAGCAGCAAGACCGTCGCGCCTGGGACCGCGATATGATCCGCGTGGCGGCCGATTACCTGAAACAGGCCGCGGTGGCGGAGGGAGAAAGCCCTTATCATTTCGAGGCATCGATCGCCTGGTTCCACACCACAGCGAATTCCTTCGCGGAAACGCCCTGGCTGCAGATCGCAGGGCTGTACCGGCAACTGGCGGCTGTGGCGCCTTCGCCGTTCGTGAGCCTCAGTCATGCCATCGCTTTATACTTCGCGGGACAGGCACGTGCCGCCATGGACATGCTGGATGCGCTGCAGGCCGATCCGTTCATGCGGCATCATCATTTGCTGCAGGCCACGCTGGCACGCATATGTGCAGATGGGGGCGATGTGCCGGGGGCGTTGAAGCACTACCGCAAGGCGTTGCAGGGCAAGCCTACGCCCGGGGAGGCGGCGTTTATCCGGAAAAAGATCGGGGCGCTGCTCGGGAACGGCCTTTCTTGCTGA
- a CDS encoding RagB/SusD family nutrient uptake outer membrane protein, whose amino-acid sequence MRKIWIGGLTLLLAAGWSSCKDMLDIESTRAVTEENMWATKNDAWAGSFACYGLLRAALCNENAYWAHGEMRAGQFTVTQRGDLQAVRDNRLTANYATMDTWRDWRKFYATIAQCNIAIAKLQGIPALDERYSKTEMDLDLAQVRFIRAFTYFYMVRIWGDVPLITEPGSGDFTTVARTDQNEVLNFAFNEVNTAINKLPWQFDGTNPEQPGNYRGQGISHWRGILATKGAGLTLQAHIRAWQKDYQGALDAIQIVRGNGTKTAYARVSVTDLTSNGGTFRGRRNENIFQLDMNFDHAEISTTGQLENWTLRYPEVSKKEADIFVSKDSILNIFHLASDTRIATFFTDMGAMQPMFYKIKMLNNAVKNPTLRFFNSAISVFRYEELLLLQAECMLRTGDFSGALGLLNDQRANRNLTPVLNTVSEDELMEEIFQERRRELIGEGWLWYDLVTFGKVPEYTGLSQTDVDNGAIYWPISRAALGLNPKLVQTHYWK is encoded by the coding sequence ATGCGAAAAATATGGATAGGCGGCCTCACCCTTCTCCTGGCTGCCGGCTGGTCGTCGTGCAAAGACATGCTCGACATCGAAAGTACCCGCGCCGTCACCGAGGAGAATATGTGGGCCACCAAGAACGACGCCTGGGCGGGCAGCTTCGCCTGCTACGGGCTGCTGCGCGCGGCACTCTGCAATGAAAACGCCTATTGGGCACACGGCGAGATGCGGGCAGGACAATTCACCGTTACGCAGCGAGGCGATCTCCAGGCCGTGCGCGACAACCGGCTCACCGCCAACTACGCTACCATGGACACCTGGCGCGACTGGCGCAAGTTTTACGCCACCATCGCCCAATGCAATATCGCCATCGCCAAACTGCAGGGGATCCCGGCGTTGGACGAGCGGTATTCCAAAACCGAAATGGACCTGGACCTCGCACAGGTACGCTTCATCCGCGCATTCACTTACTTCTACATGGTGCGCATCTGGGGAGACGTGCCCCTCATCACCGAGCCCGGCAGCGGCGATTTCACCACCGTTGCCCGTACCGATCAGAACGAAGTGCTGAACTTTGCGTTCAACGAAGTGAACACTGCGATCAATAAGCTGCCCTGGCAGTTCGACGGTACCAATCCGGAGCAGCCCGGCAACTATCGCGGTCAGGGCATCAGCCACTGGCGCGGGATCCTGGCCACCAAAGGCGCGGGGCTTACACTGCAGGCCCACATCCGCGCCTGGCAGAAAGATTACCAGGGCGCGCTCGACGCCATTCAGATCGTACGGGGCAATGGTACCAAAACCGCGTATGCCCGCGTATCCGTTACCGACCTTACGAGCAACGGCGGAACGTTCCGCGGCCGCAGGAACGAGAATATCTTCCAGCTGGATATGAACTTCGACCACGCGGAAATTTCCACCACCGGCCAGCTCGAGAACTGGACGCTCCGCTACCCGGAAGTGTCGAAGAAAGAAGCGGATATTTTCGTGTCGAAAGACAGTATACTCAACATTTTCCACCTCGCCAGCGATACGCGCATCGCCACGTTCTTCACCGACATGGGCGCCATGCAGCCGATGTTCTACAAGATCAAGATGCTGAACAATGCCGTGAAGAACCCCACGCTGCGGTTCTTCAACTCCGCCATTTCGGTGTTCCGGTACGAAGAACTGCTCCTGCTGCAGGCGGAATGCATGCTGCGGACGGGCGACTTCAGCGGGGCACTGGGCCTGCTCAACGATCAGCGCGCCAACCGCAACCTGACACCGGTGCTGAACACGGTTTCGGAAGATGAACTGATGGAAGAGATCTTCCAGGAGCGCAGACGCGAACTGATCGGCGAAGGATGGCTGTGGTACGACCTCGTGACCTTCGGCAAAGTGCCCGAATACACCGGGCTGTCCCAAACCGATGTAGACAACGGGGCCATCTACTGGCCGATTTCCCGCGCCGCGCTCGGCCTCAATCCCAAACTCGTTCAAACCCATTACTGGAAGTAA